The DNA region gtCTTCAGATTCCTGttctaagaaaattaataaggAGCTTCCTAAAGAAATTCTTCCTCCTGAAACTAAGGGCATTCAACAACTTTTTGAACAAGAGACCACATCTCCTAGTACTCCTGGTACTCTAAGTGTTGTGGAGGAATCATCAGATATGCCTACTTCACCAGATTCTGAATCTCATGATGAAAGAAGACCTTCCTCCAAGAACAAATTATATCATCGTCTAGAAGATATAGTGGGAAACATGAGTGAACTCACATTAAGAAAACGTACAGTTGATAAATGcgttgctaactttgtgtcttattcttgttATTTGTCACAGGTTGAACCCACTAAAGTTGAAGAAGCTCTTCAGGATGAAAGTTGGGTTGAAGCAATGCATGATGAACTACTTCAGTTTCAGAGGAATGATGTCCGAAAGGTGAGCATGTCATTGGCACAAAGTGGATATTCCGCAATAATACTGATGAGGAGGGCAACGTGATCCACAACAAGGCTTGACTAGTAGCTCAAGGATATTCTCAAATGGAGGGAATAGACTATGGTGAAACGTTTGCCCCAGTTGCTCGTATAGAGTCCCTCGAAATTCTCATTGCTTTAGCTTGTCATTTAAAATTCAAGCTTTACCAGATGGATGTGAAGACTGCTTTCTTAAATGGACTTCTTAAAAAAGATGTGTATGTGGCtcaaccaaaaggattcatAGATCTACACTTTCTAGATCATGTGTTGTACCTCAAGAAGGCATTGTATGGATTGAAGCAAGCACCTAGAACTTGGTATGATCGGTTAACTCAATACTTGGTGTCACATGGGTTCACAAGAGGAAAGGCTGATCAGACACTCTTCATCAAGAGGGAAGATGGCGAGTTGATAGTTgctcaagtctatgttgatgacatcTTCTTTGGATCAACTAAGGATGAATTTGCTCATGAAATCTCAAAACTCATGTAGGCAGAATTtgagatgagcatgattggagagctatctcacttccttggattgcaGATTCATCAACAAGATTCAGGTATATTCatctctcaatctaaatatactaagaatcttgtgaaaaagtttggtttagaattttctagttttgttagaacccctatgagccaaaatgttaaactcactgtTGACTTATTAGGTAAAAGTGTAGATTCATCACtttatagaagcatgataggtagtctgCTTTACCTTACTGCTAGTAGACCTGACATTAGTTACAGTGTGGGGGTGTGTGCTAGATATCAAGCTAATCCCAAAGTGTCGGATATGATtgctttgaaaagaatcataaatATGTCAAAACTACTGCCAACTTTGGTGTGTGGTACAACAAggacacaaatgatgtcttagctGGATATTTTGACGCTAATTGGGTTgggaatgctgatgatagaaaAAGTACATCGGGGGGTTGTTTCtatgtgggtaataatcttgtctcctaGATGAGCAAAAAGCAAACATCTATCTCGTTATCCACTACTGAAGCTGAGTACATTGCTACTGGTAGCTGTTGCACCCAACTCctatggatgcaaaaactccttCATGATTACGGTATTTGTCAAGAGCATCTTACCATCTACTGTGACAATACCAATGCCATCAACATCTCTAAGAATCCGGTTCAACATTCTCGAactaaacacatagagattcgAGATCACTTCGTTCGGGAGCTTGTTGAAGATGGTACTCTCACTCTTGAGTTTATTCACACTGATGACCAGAAGGTTGATTTGTTCACCAAACCTCTGGACAGTAAGCGTTTTGAATTCCTTTGTGAAAACATTGGTGTCATCTCCATGGATTAATCTCCTTCTTTCTCCTTCCtcctcatgcatttgcatctagttttatgcattgttttgtcttatttaacatgtttttgcttgtgtgttttcagttttgtttaaaattaaaaaaaaaaaattgagaaaagtcagtaaaatacaaaaaaaatgtatgttttatgtacatcggttcttgtgaaccttaaaatggccattgaaatagagttttctaaactttgtatctcttgtaacttagatgaacatctctatgcacaactaagcaagtgagctttgtagctctttgtttgtgatgagtaaggttaagtgatctcttgtacttaacattcgtatcactctttttgacgggttgaactagaaaatcctaatagaaagacataaataaccatctcaccactgttactcgccaatcatgatatgatatctgtatgcttcagcatagaaAAAGTGCAATGTCCATGaaatctgtatgctttggcatagcaaaagtgcaatgtcaaaagcttaacataactgggtatctcttttctctctttcatatacccatgcatggtttgcttaataaaaagaaaatatgcaaagaaaataaaagcaaaaagataaaaaaaaaaatgctttaaatataattgcaagcgtgtattctaggagatgtgagagttataggatgtacctcaaaggtgatagtccccatcaaacagttatgattgtatgtgagttaaagtgattttctcatatctcaaatcgtcatagagacacttgtgcaatcttgcgatgttctTCATACACAatacgcaatattctttgctacttttgatacatgtgtaggtacaatgtgatttggccatcacaaggtatacatgcgttgatgtatgctcattaaactatcttaacttgtttttaaaatataaaattggttagacgtgtttagtgtgtgagtgcgTGTTTTAAGATCTATGTGcttaagattgttgttgagagatgtttttgagagtcttatatgttgattggatcattggttgagttgcatgattgattgcattcatgtttgtgtttttcccttctcgaaaaactgttttgaaaagttggctcgacacctcctcgatacctggctgtttgtcgagcttctcagctttttcttatcgcaaccTCGaaagcttctcgacaccttctagatcgatcgagaaactttctgtcctctcgatagcttctcaacacctggtggatcgatcgagcttcagctctcttgtttgtgtttggttctcgacaccttctcgatagctggatCTGTCGATGTGTAtttctcgacacctacctcaacagatgtctcgacacctacctcaacagatgtctcgacacctctcgatacctgcatctgtcgagatttactaaggttctatttaaagGTTCTGTGCGATCCGGTTCttatttctctcgatctctctcttgACAGATTTGTCTTTTCAacttctcaaactctctctctcactccaaatcttttctcaaggtttctcaaagcttcttcaagtttttattcacttggtaagcttcttattcatcattctacatgcatttcatgtttttggaatctagattttggggtttttgaaaaattttggggtttttcaaaattgataagtttttgttgaaatttttggttgaaatttttgggatgggttttgtagtttttatcttaaaaactccatgcattgcatcacatttgccttctaatagtattttcatgcatttagatgtgtgaaatatgtttgtgtgctggtaggattggattaggctgagcccatgatgttgtTCATAGTGCAtgtcacatattcatgcattccccatgcatacgtcctttcttttcaatattcttgttatatttgaactGTTTTGGGACTTTTTTGATTATTTCTGTCTTCCCCCTCTTTATCTGCTtgcgttagtagtgtctatggcacctaaacatAAGTCTATTTCGACCCAGAACTCTCTTcattctagggcctcttcatcttctgattccaCTCCTATCTttgttcggttccgtgatgagaaatcCCACCAGGAtttcttggagaacttctctaaacgaggtgttcattcggaacacCACGTTGTTTTGGCAGACTTTGCTGACACTGACCTTCTCGATGGCTTTCACAAatgggaatgggagtcactgtgtgacgtcccggtcacttgtccttctATGCTGattcaggagttttactccaacatgcatggattcgattATTCAGTATCTCTCTTTATCACTCGTGTTCGAGGTACGTGCATTGTCGTCACACCgaagttggtatccgatgtgctccatgttctgagggttgcgcatcctgactaccttgGTTGTGAGCATCTAAGGACtatgtccaaagacgagatgattttTGCTTTCTGTGAGCGCCCTTCTAATTGGGGTGAGCGCCAGTATACGTCATGTCgtccttttgctaaaggtcctcgtttcttaaacatgataatgacgTTTTTTTTGCATCCTCTTTCTTAATAAAACTCTattacagagcctcgtgctcgttttctgttgtctcttattgaggatcttaccattgactttccttcacatttcatcttttctgtcttagatgtgtataaggatacgactacccgtgataagctcatctttccttccgctatcacgaggattttacgccatttcTCTATCCTTTTTCCTGTCTCTGACCCTTTTTCTATTATGGTTGCCATAGATGCAGCTAccgtaaaacgtagtgaggcacAATTTCGGTCACGTCAGACAGTTTCGACCGCTCCCCCTTCCTGTTCCGCTCCATCCAGATCTACTCGTGCTTCATCCGCTCCCTCCTCCTCTTCGagcgatgtgtcactaggagatatcatggtgcagcttcagcgcatggatgctcgcctcgatgcactctctacagagttgtatcaggtgaatgttcgtgttggtcgcattgctaggcgacaggcgaccatgggtggttttgctacTGAggcttctcctccaccacctcttATGGCTTCCACGTCtggggatgatgatggtgatga from Castanea sativa cultivar Marrone di Chiusa Pesio chromosome 6, ASM4071231v1 includes:
- the LOC142639349 gene encoding uncharacterized protein LOC142639349, with translation MARAMLHSKDVARNLWGEAVNTACHTVNKVYFRPGTKKTPYELWKGRKPNVKYFRIFGSTCFILKDRENVGKFDSRSDEGIFLGYSSTSKAYRVYNKRTMKVMEMVNVVIDESSDSCSKKINKELPKEILPPETKGIQQLFEQETTSPSTPGTLSVVEESSDMPTSPDSESHDERRPSSKNKLYHRLEDIVGNMSELTLRKRTVDKCVANFVSYSCYLSQVEPTKVEEALQDESWVEAMHDELLQFQRNDVRKVSMSLAQSGYSAIILMRRAT